The DNA window AACAGTAAATCAGTCACAATTCCTGCAATGTACCAGAGCAGTCAGGGAGATAACTCTTCCTCTGACAGATGACAAGGTGGGACTAGAGTGCTTCAAATCTTTTACATCCCTTTGCTGCTATGCTTCTAGATTACTCCATCTTGGGAATTCTCTGGGTGCATGCAGAGAGATCCGGGATGGAAAAAGGACACAGCTAAGATTTGCCAGGTCTGTAAAAGGTGGGTGCTATAGAGTAGGAGCAGCCTGTTTAATTCCATCCTGCAACTCCCTGTGCTGCAACTGACCTTGGGAATGCAGGAGAGGAAAGGTTTGACTTCAATGTTGGTGTCGATGACTTTCAGTTGATGATCCCCGAGACCTCGAGAGACAGCCAGAGTCCCCAGCAGGCGAGCCTGGccccaaacaaagcaaaacagtattgaaacagaagaatgtgGCACCTTAAAGGCTGATATATGGCCTGTCCTGACTGATCTGTGTGTTGCCTTTAAGACCCTTTTCCAGGCATCACCCAGAACAGCCCCTGGAGACCTCAGAGATGGGAGGAATGATCAGAAGCAATGGCCTGATGGAGCATGGAgacagcctgcctgcctgtggcCAGCTTCTGGTGGCCTGTCGTGTGCTCTGGAGTTAGTACACGTACTCTGGGCAATGCTACAGACCTTACAAAGCCTATGGTGGCATCTGCTCTTGATTTGGGGCAGTGAGGAAGAAAACTGTGTTGGGGGGGAGGTTTGCACAGGGGGAAGGGGTCCTTTCTCCTGGCAAAGGAGGTTCTGCACTTCTGCACTGACTCCTTGCAAAGGGGGTGGCGTGCAAGTTGTAGTGCTGGGGGAGGTGATGGGGCTTTCTGCCTGACCCCAGCAAGCACACGCTCGATGTGTGCAGTCACTGCTTCgccctgcctcctccttccctctcctcagcctctccttgaaGAAGAGGGTTTATGGGAAAGGTtagagctggaggaggcagtCCAAAGTGGCATCTGATGAAATGAGTTCTCATCTGCAGTGAGTTCTTGTGTGCAAGGGGAGATGAGAAAAGGGCAGGCTGTCTCAGGGCTGCTGTCTGCTCTGCTAGCAGGTACTCTGGAGGATGGTGCAACCTGTCTCCTCTGGAGCACTCTGGTTTACACTAACCAGGCAGCATGGAGCTAGTGAAGGGAGCTGCTGTATCGGGGCTGTGGGACTGTCCCATGCTGGAGGGCCCCAGAGCACTGGATGCTCTGCAGCCCCAGTCTGTCATAGTGCCCTGGAGCATGACTGTGAGTGACAAGGACGCTGAGGACCCCCAGCAGACTTGCCTCTGCCTTCCCAGTGTGTAAAGCATTAAGCTACCTGCTTCCCGTGACCATGGACAAGAGGATACTTGAGGTCGGCTTTCTCCACTGTCTTGTATCCCCTAGAACAGAGAATGTACTGTTGCTTTGGGATTTGTCTGACTTGAAGGTCCAACCCAGCCAGAGCATTCTGACTGTGATTCAACTCTCATGGTGCCCCCATGCACAGTCAGCTGACTAAGGCAGGGGCAAGGTGACTTGCTGAAGCAGAGGCAGGGAAGATGACCCCTTGCTGAATGTCCAGGtgtttttccctcccctcttcctccccagcttTACTGTACTAGCCCCACCTCACAGGAGCCCAGAAGGACCATCTCAACTGTTCCCTAACCACCCTGCCAAGGCTCCCATCACTCAGTTGCGGGGAGGCTGCTCACAGCACCTTTCACTGTATCTGGTACAGCTTTGCACCACGAATGCCACTCCTCTCACCAGTGGGGCATGCCCCTTCTGCCTTCACCTCCCAGTCGCTACGAGCAGGTAAAGCCACCATGTGCTGCACCCCTATCCTCAGGCAGAAAGGACTCACCAGCCCTCCATGAAGTAATCCCGGTACAGGACCTTCTGACCCACGTCATCTCCCTTCAACCTCCGTGGAAATTCAAAGCGTGTGAACTCGCCATCCAGGAgcttggggaaaagaaaagcctggaAGAGGGAACGAAGGAGTGAGGACGGACAGGTTCTGCTTCAGCAGAGTAGGGCACCAAAACTGCTTCTGCCTTGGCAATAGCACTCCCAGCAGCAGAATGGAGAATTGAGAAAGCATATCCCAAGGAGGATGCAAGCATCTCCCAAACTAAAGGCTGTTGGTTGAATCTTGCCCCCAGCCCACTGTGGCTAGAGCCAGATGACACTCTGGACACACAGTGGCCTTAAAGGAAAGCTGGTGGTGCTCTTGCCATGAGCCCCCTCTGATCCAGTGGGATGCTTGTAGATGGATTGTTTGATGCACAGGAGTCACTCACCAAGTGCTGGATTCGCTGCCTTTCTGTCTCAGGTGTGAACTCGCAGCTCATGGGCACAATGTTGTCCTTCAGAACAAGAATTGCCCTGTGAGGGGGAAGAGGCAAAGAGCTGAGCTGTGTCCGTCACTGCAGCTCTCCTCTTACTGAGGCTAGCCCCAGGGTCAGTCAGATGTGGGACCAGGGGTAACCAGCAGCAAAGCAATGCCAGAGAACAGCTCTGCAcccagaaatgtttaaaaatgctggtttaaaaatgctattttaaataatttaattgcaaTTGCACTGTTACAGCAGAGAACTGAGCCTGCCTGGTTTGACGATGGTAGATCTCACTGCTAGAGGAATGGAGGGCCAAGGCCAGATGAGGAAGCTCTTCAGGACACTCTGAAATCACCTTCCACTTTTGAACACCTTCCAGGCTGAGCTTATTGCTGCACTACCATCCCAATGCTGCCCTGTGGCTGGGCAGTGTTAGTCCCTTGAAATCCCCAAACCCCTTCAGGAGCCATGCCAGCATCCAACAGGTCCTGTGGCAGACAGGAAGGAAATGGCTGGGCTGCGCTTTTACCTTCCATAGGGTTAAATAAGATGCTGGAAACCTTGTTTATCTCCCATCTCTCATGCCCCAGCAACTTACCCCTTTTATTGTGGCtcacctgctgtccccagcGTTAGCCACATACAGCTTTCCCTGGAAATAAAGGGCAGCCAAAGCAGTGCAGCCTCCTGTCTGGTTCGTAGCTTCCATCTCCTGGCCAATGACTTCATCCTGTTGGTTTAAACAAGTCTGGAGAGTGATGTGAGCTGCTACTTTCTGCAGCTGCGTCATGCCTCCCAGCAGAAATCCAGAGCCACAGCTGATTGCAGATGGGCCATGGGAAACCAGCAAGGCAAAAGACAATGTTGCTTCAGTACAACCAACAAAGCTGTTGCTGCTGGACTAATGACTGCTTTAGGAATGTGATAGGGAGATCTCAAACCTGTACACGCTGTACAAGTCTGACAATAGCCACCACCTAGCCCTAAAGAAACATATCCTCTGGGAGCAGTTTAGCAGAGATGCTGTAGCTTTGCTCTGGGTCAGCGATGCTGACGTGCAACGTATCTGAGGCCAGTCTCAGGGAGCTGACCCAGCGAGTTCTCAGCATGCTTAAAGGTCTGGCCAAATGTTCCTGCCTGCTTGATGAGCTGCAGAACTGCAGACCTTGCGCACCAAAGGACAGACTGACTGCTTGGGGTAGCAGGACCAGTGCCCTGCACGGGATACTCACGCATTCCTGGAATGCATTCTCCAGGGCTCCCACCACCAGGTCTTCGGTGTGGATATGCTTCTCCTCCACAAACTGGGGGTCGCTGTCACAAACGCAGCGTCCGCTCAGATGCATGGGGGGATGGGCCTCTGTGATGCCCCCCACAACCTCCTCCAGCTTCTGCTTGATACAGTAGTGCAAATAGTTGGAGGCGATGATGGCAGCTTCTGGGCCACCATGACCATCAAACAGTGCCCAGTAGTAACCACTCAGGAACTGCAGTCAGGAAAACGGACAAGACAACAAAGGGGAGCTTCAGAGAGGCGGAAGGTTGGGGCTGGAGAGAGGTTGTACAGATGGCAGGCTCACAGCTAGGACATTCCTGTACATGTTTTACCTGGCTCTTCCCCTCCAGCTAcccttccctgctgccagtTAATCCCCTGCACAGCTCAAACTCATGTGATGCCCATGTGCTCCCCTGCCAGAACCGTCATCCGAGCTCTGAGTGGCTGGATTTGCAGCCACCCACCCTCATGTGCTGTTCTTCTGTTTTAGGGAAGATGGGGCTGCTCTGTTTTACGAGAGGCAAGACAGACCCACTCCCAGGCGAGAGCATCCAGTGTGCCTGGTTCACACTGCTGTCCCCAAGTGATGACAACACACACTGGCCCTTGAAAGCAGAGTGAGGACAGTAAAGGAAAGGTGAGGGCATGAATAAAGGGCTTATGTGACCTCAGATGCTGCAAGGCATGGGCCTTAGAACCAGAAATGGCATGTACAGGTAAAACTGGGTGTTTGCTGGCCAGACACAGGGTACATGGTCCCCTAAATGCACCCAAGGAAGCATTTCAGCATGTGGGAATGTAGGACTGATGGGGCAACCCCATGTTTCCTGTACCTGAGCCTTTCAGTGCAGaccagggctggcagcagggtgaGCACAGCCTGCCCAGGGGCTATACCTGCGTGGAGCACAGGATGAGCCATTCCTTGTCCTCCTCCAGGCCCGGCTCCCTCCTCTGGATGGAGATCTGAGAGCAGGCCGCCTGGTCCTCGTTGAATTCCGACTTCTCAGCATTGATAACCCTGGGGGTGCAAATGCTCTGGGTAAGGCGTGTGGATGCACCACCGCACCTCACTTGctgccagccagctctgctgggtgcttggcagcagcagtgaaCAGCTGCACCTTGCCCTGTCCTTCCAGCCCCAcgctccctcctcccttttcaAACTCGAGGATGTCTTTGCTAGGGATGTAAATAACAAGTCCTTTACGTGCAGTGGGGAAAAGCCTGGCCAGGGACACAGAGATGAGTGGTTTTGGAGCACCCTGGCCTCAGGCAGCCTCTGTCAGCAGCCCAAGCTGTGCTATTTCCTTGGTGACACAGTGAATTGCAAAATCgtaattgtttttccttccagccTTTGTCCCTGGATGGGAGTTTGCTCTTCTTGCACAGCTAGGAGATTTCAGAAATCTGGTCTCCCCCCACTTTGTTTTTAGGGTACTTTGCTAGGAGCAAGGGGATGGATGGATGGTGCTGCTAGTCCCCAAACCCCCTTTCCCCCTCAAAcatcctccctcctccccccatcACTTGCCCCTGCAATGGAGGGTTTTCTGCCTGCCACTGCCCAACATGGCAGCCCCACAGAAGAGCCCTGCCTGACCTGCTCCCTGCGACCAGGGTGCAGAGCAGGGGATGGGTGACATCCCAGTGGTAACATTACAGCATAAACATCGTTGCATTAGGGGATAAGCTGACCTGCCGCTGCTCTCAGGGCTGCCCCTGCCACTTCTCACAAGCAATGGTgacctgctct is part of the Phalacrocorax carbo chromosome 6, bPhaCar2.1, whole genome shotgun sequence genome and encodes:
- the PPM1M gene encoding protein phosphatase 1M, with product MSGEWLRRLRRGGPAERPGGAHGPGPGPPPTTLRYRRPKFLRGGVVEESPRGGRAVRGTGPERSLPWGAGYAEVINAEKSEFNEDQAACSQISIQRREPGLEEDKEWLILCSTQFLSGYYWALFDGHGGPEAAIIASNYLHYCIKQKLEEVVGGITEAHPPMHLSGRCVCDSDPQFVEEKHIHTEDLVVGALENAFQECDEVIGQEMEATNQTGGCTALAALYFQGKLYVANAGDSRAILVLKDNIVPMSCEFTPETERQRIQHLAFLFPKLLDGEFTRFEFPRRLKGDDVGQKVLYRDYFMEGWGYKTVEKADLKYPLVHGHGKQARLLGTLAVSRGLGDHQLKVIDTNIEVKPFLSCIPKVHVFDFALHDIKEDDVLIMATDGLWDILCNEEVALMVRSFLAENRAGPHRFSELAKCLVCRARGKKRGHQWMLDDSHEASYDDISVFVIPLYNRGED